Part of the Deltaproteobacteria bacterium genome is shown below.
AAAATTGCTGTTCTTTGAATAAATGGCAACTTTAACGACTTGGATTTTTTGGGACCTCTAAAAAGGGCCCAGATGCAAGGCTCGCCTACGGCGAGATCCTTCGCTTGTGCTCAGGACAGGCTCTGCAGATGGGTCGTTTTTAGAGGTCCCATAAAGAATTTTTTCCCTGCTCGGTTCGTGTAAGGGTGCATAGCATTCTGAACTTGACTGATAGAACGGGAGCCCTGCCTTTTCATGGTGTGCAAGCCTACCAAGGTGGGTCAGGCCTTATGGCTGATCAACTTTGATTGTAGGAAGCCTAAAGTGAAAATAGGGAGCCCACCTTTTTGGGTGGAGTTCGAATCGGACCCCTCACGGCTGAGGTGGGGAAAAAATTTTTTATGAGCTTCATTTCTAATAAACCTAAGGCCCGTGAATTTTTTAAAAAATCCCGCGATTCCTTAACCCCAGAACAAATCCAGCAAAAATCCCAAACCATTTGTAAGCGCTGCTTGCAACTTTCTCAAGTTCAGCAGGCAAAACACATTGCTCTTTACGCGGCAACTTCCTCTGAAGTTCAAACCGATCCACTCTTCAATGCCCTTATGCAGCAGGCTAAGAGTATTTATTATCCCAAGGTATTAAATAAAACTGAAGTGGGGTTATTTTTGGTGAAAGATTTAAAAGAACTCATGCCGGGTTCTTACGGTATTCTAGAAC
Proteins encoded:
- a CDS encoding 5-formyltetrahydrofolate cyclo-ligase, whose protein sequence is MSFISNKPKAREFFKKSRDSLTPEQIQQKSQTICKRCLQLSQVQQAKHIALYAATSSEVQTDPLFNALMQQAKSIYYPKVLNKTEVGLFLVKDLKELMPGSYGILEPLGDSALQVSPDLIEVFFVPGLAFDHRGHRLGFGKGYYDRLLSQTKALKVGLAFAVQLTSELELAPHDVKMDFILSEKSLT